From the Lathyrus oleraceus cultivar Zhongwan6 chromosome 4, CAAS_Psat_ZW6_1.0, whole genome shotgun sequence genome, one window contains:
- the LOC127076245 gene encoding exocyst complex component EXO70A1 — translation MSSPENLPLETAQKIILRWDSTASEEAREKMIFDHSTNRDEIDLYLQAVDEIQRSISSASLSDNHHSKPSSTIQIAMARLEDEFRNILISHTNSIDPPLDEDSSFSSSTTKRHQDFKNDDDEENEDDDQNDDKLLRFDSTCSVATTATSSSYRSTSSIREIDLIPSEAVSDLRCIADRMISSGYLRECIQVYGSVRKSAVDLNFKKLGVEKLSIGDVQRLDWEQLETKIRRWIRAAKVCVRTLFASEKRLCEQIFEGIGTSIDDACFMETVKGPAIQLFNFAEAISISRRSPEKLFKILDLHDALMDLIPDIDVVFDSKSSESIRVQAAEILSRLAEAARGILSEFENAVLKEPSKVPVPGGTIHPLTRYVMNYISLISDYKQTLYELIVSKPSTGPRYDPLNPDMDFDELEGKPPLAIHLIWIIVILQFNLDGKSKHYKDASLSHLFIMNNVHYIVQKVRGSPELREMIGDDYLKKLTGKFRQAATSYQRATWVRVLYCLRDEGLHGSGGFSSGVSRSALRERFKAFNAMFEEVHRTQAVWLIPDSQLREELRISISEKLLPAYRSFLGRFRSHIESGRHPENYIKYSVEDLEDAVLDFFEGIPVSQHTRRRSQ, via the coding sequence ATGTCCTCGCCGGAGAATCTCCCTCTAGAAACCGCTCAAAAAATCATCCTCCGATGGGACTCCACCGCCTCCGAAGAAGCTCGTGAAAAAATGATCTTCGATCACTCAACAAACCGCGACGAAATCGATCTTTACCTCCAAGCCGTCGATGAAATCCAACGCTCCATATCCTCCGCCTCTCTCTCCGATAACCACCACTCCAAACCCTCCTCCACCATCCAGATCGCCATGGCTCGCTTGGAAGACGAGTTTCGTAACATCCTTATCTCTCATACCAACTCAATCGACCCTCCCTTAGATGAAGACTCTTCGTTCTCTTCTTCCACGACAAAACGACATCAGGACTTCAAAAACGACGACGATGAAGAAAACGAAGATGATGACCAAAACGACGATAAGCTTCTGCGTTTTGATAGTACTTGCTCTGTTGCTACTACTGCGACTTCTTCAAGCTACCGTTCGACTAGCAGCATCCGTGAGATCGATCTGATACCTTCCGAAGCGGTTTCCGATCTCCGATGTATCGCCGATAGAATGATTTCCTCCGGTTATCTCCGTGAATGCATTCAGGTTTACGGAAGTGTGAGAAAATCGGCTGTGGATTTGAATTTCAAGAAACTCGGTGTTGAGAAACTAAGCATAGGTGATGTTCAGAGATTGGATTGGGAGCAGCTGGAAACGAAGATTCGGAGATGGATTAGAGCTGCAAAGGTTTGTGTTCGAACGCTTTTCGCTAGTGAAAAGAGACTCTGTGAACAAATTTTTGAAGGAATTGGTACTTCCATTGATGATGCTTGTTTTATGGAAACTGTTAAAGGTCCTGCAATTCAGCTTTTCAATTTTGCTGAAGCGATTAGTATTAGTCGTAGGTCGCCTGAGAAATTGTTTAAGATTCTTGACCTTCATGATGCTTTGATGGATTTGATACCTGATATTGATGTTGTTTTTGATTCGAAGTCGTCTGAATCGATTCGGGTTCAGGCGGCGGAGATTTTGTCGCGGTTAGCGGAAGCTGCTAGAGGGATTTTATCTGAATTTGAAAATGCTGTTTTGAAGGAGCCTTCTAAGGTTCCGGTTCCAGGTGGAACGATTCATCCTTTGACTAGGTATGTGATGAATTACATAAGCTTGATCTCTGATTATAAGCAGACTTTGTATGAGCTTATAGTTTCGAAGCCTTCCACGGGTCCTAGATATGATCCTTTGAATCCTGATATGGATTTCGATGAACTCGAAGGGAAACCGCCTTTGGCTATTCATTTGATTTGGATTATTGTTATATTGCAATTCAATTTAGATGGGAAGTCAAAGCATTATAAAGATGCTTCTTTGAGTCATTTGTTTATTATGAACAATGTTCACTATATTGTTCAGAAGGTTAGAGGGTCGCCGGAATTGAGGGAAATGATCGGCGACGATTATTTGAAGAAGTTGACTGGGAAGTTTCGACAGGCTGCTACTAGCTATCAGAGAGCAACGTGGGTTAGGGTTTTGTATTGTTTGAGGGATGAAGGGTTGCACGGGAGTGGTGGATTTTCTTCTGGGGTGTCGAGAAGTGCTTTGAGGGAAAGGTTTAAGGCTTTCAATGCTATGTTTGAGGAGGTACATAGGACTCAAGCTGTTTGGTTGATACCGGATTCACAACTTAGGGAGGAGCTTCGGATATCTATATCAGAGAAACTACTTCCTGCGTATAGATCGTTCCTTGGTCGGTTCAGGAGTCATATAGAGAGCGGAAGACATCCGGAGAATTACATTAAGTATTCTGTCGAGGATCTGGAGGatgctgttttggattttttcgaAGGGATTCCTGTTTCGCAGCACACGAGAAGGAGATCTCAGTGA
- the LOC127076246 gene encoding uncharacterized protein LOC127076246: MSPIATLVTTLFLIIFLQTQASVHDYRSETFSVKGNAFVVHGGSEGIYSSTLNETSVSPSIPDSFIRFDKVTFRRNKELSNFSSWPIQAVVFEVEDREMIGGSAYGGQRAVCCTGDLAKLGVCNEGRVIHRPSTTVNSDWPQVFGVAFEMDDEVAELPLKSIQITKTGMYNLYFIHCDPRLKELVVEGKTVWKNPSGYLPGRMAPMKIFFQFMSFAYVLLGVFWFFQYVRFWKEIFPLQNCITLVITLGMFEMAFWYFDYAEFSETGVRPTGTTIWAVTFGTVKRTIARLIILIVSMGYGVVRPTLGGLTSKVVMLGGTFFVASEVLELVEHVGAISDLSGKAKLFLVLPAAVLDVFFILWIFTSLSATLNKLQARRMMIKLDMYRKFTNALAVAVVVSVGWICYELYFKSNDIYNEQWQNAWIIPAFWQVLSYSLLCVICVLWAPSQNSTRYAYRDDGSEEFDRDDTTLTLIKPSSISTKDVRSVPDVRPVQDNNGTSNDDLEEDKRE; the protein is encoded by the exons ATGTCTCCTATAGCTACTCTCGTTACCACTCTCTTCCTCATCATATTTCTCCAAACACAAGCTTCCGTTCACGATTACAGAAGCGAAACTTTCTCTGTCAAAGGTAACGCCTTTGTCGTCCATGGAGGCAGCGAAGGAATTTACTCATCTACCCTCAATGAAACTTCCGTCTCACCTTCAATTCCCGACTCTTTCATTAG GTTTGATAAAGTCACATTCCGTAGAAACAAGGAATTATCAAACTTTAGCTCATGGCCGATTCAAGCTGTTGTTTTTGAAGTTGAAGATAGAGAGATGATTGGTGGTTCGGCCTATGGGGGTCAACGGGCCGTTTGTTGCACTGGTGATCTGGCTAAACTCGGTGTGTGCAATGAAGGGCGTGTCATTCACCGTCCTTCTACCACCGTGAATTCGGATTGGCCTCAAGTTTTTGGTGTTGCTTTCGAGATGGACGATGAAGTGGCAGAGCTGCCGTTGAAATCTATACAGATCACGAAAACTGGGATGTATAATTTGTATTTCATTCATTGTGATCCGAGGCTTAAGGAATTGGTTGTAGAAGGGAAAACTGTATGGAAGAATCCATCGGGTTATCTTCCCGGTAGAATGGCACCGATGAAAATTTTCTTCCAGTTCATGTCTTTCGCGTATGTGTTGCTTGGTGTGTTTTGGTTCTTTCAATATGTTAGATTTTGGAAGGAAATATTTCCACTGCAAAACTGCATCACACTAGTGATAACACTAGGAATGTTTGAGATGGCTTTTTGGTACTTTGACTATGCTGAATTTAGCGAAACAGGAGTCAGGCCAACCGGGACGACCATATGGGCAGTTACGTTTGGAACTGTTAAGAGAACTATTGCACGGTTGATCATTTTGATCGTTTCAATGGGCTACGGTGTTGTGAGACCTACCCTTGGAGGCCTTACATCGAAGGTTGTTATGCTTGGTGGAACCTTCTTTGTTGCATCTGAAGTTCTTGAATTGGTAGAACATGTTGGTGCAATAAGTGATCTTTCGGGTAAAGCAAAACTTTTTTTGGTTCTTCCCGCTGCGGTATTAGATGTGTTCTTCATTCTTTGGATTTTCACTTCATTGTCTGCAACGTTAAATAAACTTCAG GCTAGAAGGATGATGATAAAATTAGATATGTATCGGAAGTTCACCAATGCTTTGGCAGTAGCTGTGGTGGTATCTGTGGGATGGATATGTTATGAG CTGTATTTCAAATCAAATGATATATACAATGAGCAATGGCAAAATGCTTGGATCATCCCAGCCTTTTGGCAAGTTCTATCCTACTCTCTCCTGTGTGTCATCTGTGTTCTCTGGGCACCATCTCAAAATTCAACGCG ATATGCTTACCGTGACGATGGGAGCGAGGAGTTTGACAGAGATGATACTACTTTGACGCTCATAAAACCGTCGTCTATTTCAACAAAGGATGTTAGAAGTGTTCCAGATGTAAGGCCAGTACAAGACAACAATGGAACTTCAAATGATGATTTAGAAGAAGATAAAAGAGAATAA
- the LOC127076247 gene encoding sm-like protein LSM1B codes for MSWAGPEDIYLSTSLASYLDKKLLILLRDGRKLMGTLRSFDQFANAVLEGACERVIVGDLYCDIPLGLYVIRGENVVLIGEMDLEREELPPHMTRVPTEEIRRAQKVERDASDLKGTMRKRMEFLDLD; via the exons ATGTCTTGGGCAGGTCCTGAGGATATCTACCTTTCTACTTCACTTGCTAGTTATCTTGACA AGAAACTTCTTATATTGCTAAGAGATGGTAGAAAGCTCATGGGGACACTTCGCTCTTTTGATCAATTCG CTAATGCTGTTCTTGAGGGTGCCTGTGAGAGGGTTATTGTTGGTGATCTATATTGTGATATCCCTCTAGGTCTTTATGTAATCCGTGGAGAGAATGTTGTTCTAATTGGTGAGATG GACTTGGAGAGGGAGGAACTTCCCCCACATATGACGCGCGTTCCAACAGAAGAAATTAGGAGG GCACAGAAAGTAGAAAGGGATGCTTCAGATCTGAAAGGGACTATGAGAAAAAGAATGGAGTTCCTTGACTTGGATTAG